In the Sulfuricurvum kujiense DSM 16994 genome, one interval contains:
- the nrdD gene encoding anaerobic ribonucleoside-triphosphate reductase, with protein sequence MNAHQILEENISKRTRCMVYTRVMGYHRPVESFNLGKKGEHKERQCFHESHKRHAAAV encoded by the coding sequence ATGAATGCGCACCAAATTTTAGAAGAAAATATCTCTAAACGGACCCGTTGTATGGTCTACACCAGAGTAATGGGATATCACCGTCCGGTAGAGAGTTTTAATCTCGGTAAAAAAGGGGAGCACAAAGAGCGTCAGTGTTTCCATGAATCGCACAAACGTCATGCTGCCGCTGTATGA